One window of the Leucobacter komagatae genome contains the following:
- a CDS encoding DNA-directed RNA polymerase subunit beta has translation MAAARNASSTNNPKNGRNHSRLSFAKISDTLSVPNLLALQLESFDWLVGNDAWAARVKEAQAQGRDDIALKSGLEEIFEEMSPIEDNAGTMQLSFENPILDDQKFSIDECKERGKTYSAPLYVEAAFYNTETQVLKSQTVYMGDFPLMTDKGTFIINGTERVIVSQLVRSPGVYFERQQEKTSDKDVFSARVIPSRGAWLEFEIDKRDQVGVRIDRKRKQSVTVFLKALGMTTGEILEEFAGYESIALTLEKDGIVEKEGVSLQEEALKDIYRKQRPGEQVAIEAARALLDNSYFNPKRYDLAKVGRYKINRKLGLEAPITDSVLSLEDIVATIKYLVGLHAGTETLPGTRDGKAFDNRLDTDDIDHFGNRRIRAVGELIQNQVRTGLSRMERVVRERMTTQDIEAITPNTLINTRPVLAAIKEFFGTSQLSQFMDQNNPLAGLTNKRRLSALGPGGLSRDRAGVEVRDVHPSHYGRMCPIETPEGPNIGLIGALATFARINAFGFIETPYRRIVDGTVTDQVDYLTAHEEDEFLIAQAGAPVDKDGKFAEKQVLARPRGSEVQLVDADQVQYMDVSARQMVSVATSLIPFLEHDDANRALMGANMQRQAVPLVRSESPLVGTGMEGYAAIDAGDVIVAEQAGVIQDVSADVVTVMLDEGGTKKYYMRKFDRSNQGTNYNHRVIVKAGERIEAGEVIADGPATENGELALGKNLLVAFMPWEGHNFEDAIILSQNLVKDDTLSSIHIEEYDVDARDTKLGKEEITRDLPNASMEALKDLDERGIIRIGAEVNPGDILVGKVTPKGETELSAEERLLRAIFNEKSREVRDTSLKVPHGVAGTVTSVKVFDAENDNDDDLGSGVNQRVVVYIAQKRKITEGDKLAGRHGNKGVISKILPVEDMPFLEDGTPVDVILNPLGIPGRMNFGQVLEIHLGWIAKQGWKVDGSPEWAAKLAESALQAEPNTKVATPVFDGASELEIAGLLDSTTPNRDGERLIDSSGKTRLFDGRSGEPYPYPISVGYMYILKLHHLVDDKIHARSTGPYSMITQQPLGGKAQFGGQRFGEMEVWALEAYGAAYALQELLTVKSDDILGRVKVYEAIVRGENIPEPGVPESFRVLMKEMQSLCLNVEVLGADGNAVSLRDNDDEAHRTAEELGINLSTRFEAASADEI, from the coding sequence TTGGCTGCTGCGCGCAACGCATCGTCCACCAATAACCCGAAGAATGGTCGCAATCACTCGCGACTCTCATTCGCCAAGATTTCCGACACGCTGTCGGTGCCGAACCTGCTGGCACTGCAGCTCGAGAGCTTCGACTGGCTCGTCGGCAACGACGCGTGGGCTGCACGCGTCAAAGAGGCACAGGCTCAGGGGCGCGACGACATCGCGCTGAAGAGCGGCCTCGAGGAGATCTTCGAGGAGATGTCCCCGATCGAGGACAACGCTGGCACCATGCAGCTCTCCTTCGAGAACCCGATCCTTGACGATCAGAAGTTCTCGATCGACGAGTGCAAGGAGCGCGGCAAGACCTACTCTGCCCCCCTCTACGTTGAGGCGGCGTTCTACAACACCGAGACCCAGGTGCTGAAGAGCCAGACGGTCTACATGGGCGACTTCCCGCTCATGACCGACAAGGGCACCTTCATCATCAACGGCACCGAGCGCGTCATCGTTTCGCAGCTCGTCCGTTCGCCCGGCGTCTACTTCGAGCGCCAGCAGGAGAAGACCTCGGACAAGGATGTCTTCTCGGCACGCGTCATCCCGAGCCGCGGTGCGTGGCTCGAGTTCGAGATCGACAAGCGCGACCAGGTCGGCGTTCGCATCGACCGCAAGCGTAAGCAGTCGGTCACCGTGTTCCTCAAGGCACTCGGCATGACCACCGGCGAGATTCTTGAAGAGTTCGCGGGCTACGAGTCGATCGCCCTCACCCTTGAGAAGGACGGCATCGTCGAGAAGGAAGGCGTCAGCCTTCAGGAGGAAGCCCTCAAGGATATCTACCGCAAGCAGCGCCCGGGCGAGCAGGTTGCGATCGAAGCCGCGCGCGCGCTCCTCGACAACAGCTACTTCAACCCGAAGCGCTACGACCTCGCGAAGGTCGGTCGCTACAAGATCAACCGCAAGCTCGGCCTCGAAGCTCCGATCACCGATTCGGTGCTCTCGCTCGAGGACATCGTTGCGACGATCAAGTACCTCGTTGGCCTCCACGCAGGCACCGAGACCCTGCCCGGCACCCGCGACGGCAAGGCATTCGACAACCGCCTGGACACCGACGACATCGACCACTTCGGTAACCGTCGTATCCGCGCCGTTGGCGAGCTGATCCAGAACCAGGTGCGCACCGGCCTGAGCCGTATGGAGCGCGTTGTCCGCGAGCGTATGACCACGCAGGACATCGAGGCGATCACCCCGAACACCCTGATCAACACGCGCCCCGTGCTCGCGGCGATCAAGGAGTTCTTCGGAACCTCGCAGCTCTCGCAGTTCATGGACCAGAACAACCCGCTCGCGGGCCTGACGAACAAGCGTCGTCTGTCGGCCCTCGGCCCGGGTGGTCTCTCGCGTGACCGCGCAGGCGTCGAGGTGCGAGACGTTCACCCGTCGCACTACGGCCGCATGTGCCCGATTGAGACCCCGGAAGGCCCGAACATTGGTCTGATCGGCGCGCTCGCAACCTTCGCGCGCATCAACGCGTTCGGCTTCATCGAGACCCCGTACCGTCGCATCGTCGATGGCACCGTCACCGACCAGGTCGACTACCTCACCGCTCACGAAGAGGACGAGTTCCTCATCGCTCAGGCAGGTGCTCCCGTTGACAAGGACGGCAAGTTCGCTGAGAAGCAGGTCCTCGCTCGCCCCCGTGGCTCCGAGGTGCAGCTCGTCGACGCCGACCAGGTCCAGTACATGGACGTCTCGGCGCGCCAGATGGTCTCCGTCGCGACCTCGCTGATCCCGTTCCTCGAGCACGACGATGCGAACCGCGCGCTCATGGGTGCGAACATGCAGCGTCAGGCTGTGCCGCTCGTTCGCTCCGAGTCGCCGCTCGTCGGCACCGGTATGGAGGGCTACGCAGCCATCGATGCTGGCGACGTGATCGTCGCAGAGCAGGCTGGCGTGATCCAGGACGTGTCGGCTGACGTCGTCACCGTGATGCTCGATGAGGGCGGCACGAAGAAGTACTACATGCGCAAGTTCGACCGCTCGAACCAGGGCACGAACTACAACCACCGCGTTATCGTCAAGGCTGGCGAGCGGATCGAGGCTGGCGAGGTCATCGCCGACGGCCCCGCAACCGAGAACGGTGAGCTCGCGCTCGGCAAGAACCTCCTCGTAGCGTTCATGCCGTGGGAGGGTCACAACTTCGAGGACGCGATCATCCTCAGCCAGAACCTCGTGAAGGACGACACGCTGTCGTCGATCCACATCGAGGAGTACGACGTCGACGCCCGCGACACCAAGCTTGGTAAGGAAGAGATCACTCGCGATCTCCCCAACGCGAGCATGGAGGCGCTGAAGGATCTCGACGAGCGCGGCATCATCCGGATCGGCGCAGAGGTCAACCCCGGCGACATCCTCGTCGGCAAGGTGACCCCGAAGGGCGAGACCGAGCTCTCGGCCGAGGAGCGCCTGCTCCGCGCCATCTTCAACGAGAAGAGCCGCGAGGTTCGCGACACCTCGCTGAAGGTTCCGCACGGCGTTGCAGGCACCGTCACCTCCGTGAAGGTGTTCGACGCTGAGAACGACAACGACGACGACCTCGGGTCGGGCGTCAATCAGCGTGTGGTCGTCTACATTGCGCAGAAGCGTAAGATCACCGAGGGCGACAAGCTTGCTGGCCGTCACGGCAACAAGGGCGTCATCTCGAAGATCCTCCCCGTCGAGGACATGCCGTTCCTCGAGGATGGCACGCCGGTCGACGTGATCCTGAACCCGCTCGGTATCCCGGGCCGAATGAACTTCGGTCAGGTCCTCGAGATCCACCTCGGCTGGATCGCGAAGCAGGGTTGGAAGGTCGACGGATCGCCTGAGTGGGCTGCGAAGCTCGCTGAGTCGGCGCTCCAGGCAGAGCCGAACACGAAGGTTGCGACCCCCGTGTTCGACGGTGCTTCGGAGCTCGAGATCGCGGGCCTCCTCGACTCGACGACCCCGAACCGCGACGGTGAGCGCCTCATCGACTCGAGCGGAAAGACCCGTCTGTTCGACGGCCGCTCGGGCGAGCCGTACCCGTACCCGATCTCGGTCGGTTACATGTACATCCTGAAGCTGCACCACCTCGTCGACGACAAGATCCACGCTCGTTCGACCGGCCCGTACTCGATGATCACCCAGCAGCCGCTCGGTGGTAAGGCGCAGTTCGGTGGCCAGCGCTTCGGTGAGATGGAAGTGTGGGCCCTCGAGGCCTACGGCGCCGCGTACGCTCTCCAGGAGCTGCTCACGGTCAAGTCCGATGACATCCTCGGCCGCGTGAAGGTCTACGAGGCCATCGTCCGCGGTGAGAACATCCCGGAGCCGGGCGTGCCCGAGTCGTTCCGCGTTCTCATGAAGGAGATGCAGTCGCTTTGCCTGAACGTCGAGGTGCTCGGAGCGGACGGCAACGCCGTCAGCCTGCGCGACAACGACGACGAGGCACACCGTACAGCGGAGGAGCTCGGTATTAACCTTTCGACCCGCTTCGAGGCAGCTTCGGCTGACGAGATCTAA
- a CDS encoding glutaredoxin domain-containing protein, giving the protein MSETQQTETPSIRIFGADWCGDCRRAKRVFGEAQVAYEWIDLVETPEAADVAADISGRKNIPVITYPDGTHQVEPSDADMRAKLTELGLV; this is encoded by the coding sequence ATGAGTGAGACCCAGCAGACCGAGACCCCAAGCATCCGCATCTTCGGCGCTGATTGGTGCGGCGACTGCCGCCGCGCAAAGCGCGTGTTCGGCGAAGCACAGGTTGCCTACGAGTGGATCGACCTCGTCGAGACGCCCGAGGCGGCAGACGTCGCTGCCGACATCAGCGGCCGTAAGAACATTCCCGTCATCACCTACCCCGACGGCACCCACCAGGTCGAGCCGAGCGACGCAGACATGCGCGCGAAGCTCACCGAGCTCGGGCTGGTGTGA
- a CDS encoding phosphatase PAP2 family protein, whose translation MTSKPAAPGIIWATVAILAVAGLGAYLHFGHTGPLPLDESWRDAVRLNPRSAAFTVAAFLAEIGSSVGVAACGAVACALLLTRRFGREAAAIATALILGVVLSETIKLLVARPRPMEALYPWDGYSYPSGHSMGAAALAVSLAYAVASVQRSGATFVSCSTITWMWIAAVSWTAAMMWSRTALGVHWLSDTVAGAIIGIAAAVIAQRLWRRRVLPQ comes from the coding sequence ATGACTTCGAAGCCCGCGGCCCCAGGAATCATCTGGGCGACCGTCGCGATCCTCGCGGTAGCCGGGCTCGGCGCATACCTGCACTTCGGCCACACGGGACCGCTCCCGCTCGACGAGTCTTGGCGAGACGCGGTGCGACTGAATCCACGATCCGCGGCGTTCACCGTCGCCGCGTTCCTCGCTGAGATCGGTTCCAGTGTCGGCGTTGCCGCCTGCGGCGCGGTGGCATGCGCGCTCCTACTGACGCGCCGCTTCGGCAGGGAGGCCGCCGCGATCGCGACGGCCCTGATCCTCGGCGTCGTTCTCTCCGAGACGATAAAGCTGCTCGTCGCGCGCCCCCGACCGATGGAGGCGCTCTACCCGTGGGATGGGTATTCGTACCCATCCGGCCACTCAATGGGCGCGGCGGCGCTCGCGGTCTCGCTCGCGTACGCCGTCGCCTCCGTTCAGCGGAGTGGCGCTACGTTCGTGAGCTGCTCAACGATCACATGGATGTGGATCGCGGCCGTCTCCTGGACCGCAGCAATGATGTGGAGCAGAACTGCGCTCGGTGTGCACTGGCTGAGCGACACCGTAGCGGGGGCAATTATCGGGATCGCCGCGGCCGTCATCGCCCAGCGACTCTGGCGGCGACGCGTGTTGCCGCAGTAA